A stretch of the Parabacteroides timonensis genome encodes the following:
- a CDS encoding DUF5107 domain-containing protein, whose protein sequence is MKSKFIPLLLLCASPLLGQQVNMKSVTEKIPTYQIGNPEIDPIFFTGRVYQGAEGYIYPYPLYDVLTEKKTEQDYNVLRLDNQYVDISILPEIGGRIFAASDKTNDYHFFYTQTGVKPALIGMLGAWLSGGVEWNIPDHHRASSYMPVNWTMKENEDGSKTVWVGETELRHRLKWSVGVSVYPNRSWVEAKIKVINPTPMIQSMLYWANVSVHCNDQYQVIFPPDVQFGADHHKVYFTNWPQGETTVGDGKIEDLSWWKNFTGSSRSIFAWGSEMSFLAGYDYGKDAGTVHVANRHVVPGKKFFLWGNNENGEMWNKILSDNDGHYLELMVGGYSDNQPDYSWINPGEIREFSQIWYPVKGIKGVKNATDDAAVNFEPTEGNNYRVGYCATTLYENARVVVKYKDQILMDKRINIDPDKYFLDQVSVPDPSDASALYTALYDANGNLLVDYRPIVLEEKPLPKVIDGTKPVKEYKTNEELYLAGLRVDQFNNARLDYMDFYNEALLRDSMDARVNIEVGKHYIRQGKWDQAALHLNRAQARLSHDYTTVKNTEALYYLGYLYQMTGNTGKAIDAYWAATWTPDFKHRSFYELAVLAVKDKNYKQAMDMITQSLYVGGRDLQALTLKAYILRMQGKKEEAQETIRYVQQIDPLDYWSAAEASLSASQSTSFLNTGTNHNSKGIIAVQELLEVVSNYMKIGATEDALTLLNGAIALGDPYTSYPLLYYYKAYNLLEQNNQAEAISCLGKAGSLSPLNNYPFRIEEINLFETLLKESPDNSFLHYHLGNLLYYLGQKEAGLDHWIRSTELNPSFAIACRNVGFGYGCLNELDKSMKYYDMAIEANPNDPLLLTESDKIYEQANVSANIRLKRLESHLKTVMKHDDAVMRLLTLYNAAGLYDKAIKILDSRHFHLWEGGGQVHDIYVDSHLLKGMKLLKGKRYKEAINEFDLANQYPVNLEVAPSPRGGYEAKVYYLSGIAYEAMNQADKAKECFEKSANTDFRNRLTDLNYYKVKSLRKLNRNEEADATLADMQKSLERMQTNLMDSYAKFGEANQNVQQSNILYYSGLIHLLQNNPSKANEEFKQAIQLYPGNIWVKQMRE, encoded by the coding sequence ATGAAATCTAAGTTTATACCATTACTCTTATTGTGTGCAAGCCCTCTTCTGGGACAGCAGGTTAACATGAAGTCCGTAACAGAAAAGATCCCTACCTATCAGATCGGTAATCCGGAAATTGATCCGATATTCTTTACCGGACGTGTTTACCAGGGAGCCGAAGGATATATTTATCCTTATCCTTTATATGATGTATTGACAGAAAAGAAAACTGAACAGGATTATAATGTTCTCCGGTTGGATAATCAATACGTCGATATTTCTATTCTCCCGGAAATCGGCGGCCGTATCTTTGCCGCTTCCGACAAAACAAATGATTACCATTTCTTTTATACCCAAACCGGAGTGAAACCCGCCCTGATCGGAATGTTGGGGGCTTGGTTGTCGGGAGGTGTGGAATGGAATATTCCCGATCATCACCGTGCAAGCAGCTATATGCCGGTTAACTGGACTATGAAAGAAAACGAAGACGGAAGTAAAACGGTATGGGTAGGAGAAACCGAGCTACGCCATCGACTGAAATGGTCGGTAGGAGTTTCAGTATATCCCAACCGCTCATGGGTAGAAGCTAAAATAAAAGTGATCAATCCGACCCCAATGATCCAGTCGATGCTCTATTGGGCTAATGTATCTGTTCATTGTAACGATCAATATCAGGTGATATTCCCACCTGATGTACAATTCGGAGCTGATCATCATAAAGTATACTTCACTAACTGGCCGCAAGGAGAAACGACCGTCGGTGATGGGAAAATTGAAGATTTGTCGTGGTGGAAAAATTTCACAGGCAGTTCCCGCTCTATTTTCGCATGGGGAAGTGAAATGTCATTTCTGGCTGGTTACGATTATGGGAAAGATGCCGGAACAGTGCATGTAGCCAACCGCCATGTCGTTCCCGGAAAGAAATTCTTTTTATGGGGTAACAATGAAAATGGCGAGATGTGGAATAAAATATTATCGGACAATGACGGGCATTATCTGGAGTTAATGGTAGGCGGTTATTCCGACAACCAACCGGATTATAGCTGGATAAACCCAGGCGAAATCAGGGAATTCAGCCAGATATGGTATCCGGTAAAAGGTATCAAAGGTGTTAAGAATGCGACAGACGACGCTGCTGTGAATTTTGAACCGACTGAAGGAAACAACTACCGTGTAGGTTATTGTGCAACCACACTGTATGAGAATGCTCGTGTCGTGGTAAAATACAAAGATCAGATACTAATGGATAAACGAATCAATATCGACCCGGATAAATATTTCCTCGATCAGGTATCCGTTCCCGATCCGTCAGACGCCTCAGCATTGTATACCGCACTCTACGATGCAAATGGAAATCTGCTGGTCGATTATCGTCCGATCGTACTAGAAGAAAAACCGCTTCCTAAAGTTATCGACGGAACCAAACCGGTCAAAGAATATAAAACAAACGAAGAGCTCTATCTGGCCGGGTTACGTGTCGATCAATTCAATAATGCACGCCTGGATTACATGGACTTTTATAATGAAGCCCTGTTGCGTGATTCCATGGATGCACGTGTTAACATCGAAGTCGGCAAACATTATATCCGCCAGGGAAAATGGGATCAAGCAGCATTACACCTAAATCGTGCCCAGGCCCGTTTGTCACACGACTACACAACCGTTAAAAATACGGAAGCTTTATATTATCTGGGATATCTATACCAGATGACCGGGAATACGGGCAAAGCGATAGACGCCTATTGGGCAGCCACCTGGACGCCCGATTTCAAACATCGTTCTTTCTATGAACTGGCTGTATTAGCAGTAAAAGACAAAAACTATAAACAAGCCATGGACATGATCACCCAGTCCCTTTATGTGGGAGGACGCGATCTTCAGGCTCTAACGTTAAAGGCTTATATCCTCCGGATGCAGGGAAAGAAAGAAGAGGCACAGGAAACAATCCGTTATGTCCAACAAATCGATCCACTGGATTACTGGAGCGCAGCGGAAGCCAGTCTATCGGCCTCACAAAGCACCTCTTTTCTGAATACCGGAACCAATCATAACAGTAAAGGAATCATTGCCGTACAAGAATTATTGGAAGTTGTTTCCAACTATATGAAAATAGGAGCTACCGAAGATGCTTTGACATTGTTAAACGGGGCAATAGCCTTGGGAGATCCATATACTTCTTACCCGTTGCTCTACTATTACAAAGCATATAATTTACTGGAACAGAACAATCAAGCTGAAGCTATTAGCTGCCTGGGTAAGGCCGGATCATTATCTCCACTGAACAATTATCCTTTCCGTATAGAAGAGATCAACCTGTTTGAGACTTTATTAAAAGAAAGTCCGGACAATTCATTCCTTCATTATCACCTGGGTAATTTACTTTACTATCTCGGACAGAAAGAAGCAGGCCTCGACCACTGGATACGTTCCACAGAACTTAATCCGTCTTTCGCCATTGCCTGTCGTAATGTCGGCTTCGGCTATGGTTGCCTGAATGAACTGGATAAGTCCATGAAGTATTATGACATGGCTATCGAAGCCAATCCGAACGATCCTCTCCTACTGACAGAATCGGATAAGATCTATGAACAAGCAAATGTATCGGCAAATATACGATTAAAACGACTGGAATCTCATCTGAAAACAGTAATGAAGCACGATGATGCCGTTATGCGCTTACTCACATTATACAATGCTGCAGGCCTGTATGACAAAGCGATAAAAATACTTGATAGCAGGCATTTCCATCTATGGGAAGGCGGTGGACAAGTTCACGATATCTATGTGGACTCGCATTTGCTGAAAGGTATGAAGCTGTTGAAAGGAAAACGTTACAAAGAGGCTATCAACGAATTCGACCTGGCAAACCAGTATCCTGTCAATCTCGAAGTAGCTCCTTCACCAAGAGGTGGCTATGAAGCAAAAGTTTATTACCTGTCAGGTATAGCTTACGAAGCAATGAACCAGGCAGACAAGGCCAAAGAGTGCTTTGAGAAATCAGCAAATACCGATTTCAGAAACCGGTTGACTGACCTGAACTATTACAAAGTCAAATCACTCAGAAAATTGAACAGGAACGAAGAAGCCGATGCTACTCTGGCAGATATGCAAAAGAGCCTGGAACGTATGCAAACCAACCTGATGGATTCATACGCCAAATTCGGAGAAGCAAACCAGAATGTACAGCAAAGCAATATCCTGTATTATTCGGGACTGATACATCTCTTACAAAACAATCCCTCCAAGGCAAACGAGGAGTTCAAACAGGCGATCCAGCTATACCCCGGAAACATCTGGGTCAAACAAATGCGTGAATGA
- a CDS encoding RagB/SusD family nutrient uptake outer membrane protein has translation MKAKYILYALGIALLSSSCNDFLDEDAKGKLTPGTFFSTQDELTMATYALYKNVCLMQTNTNPTIPSWQGDDITANPESNKQAYAEADAFRPTDANKGVDAAWSTSYTAIKSANYIIGNGDKTPTTQAEIDIAIGQAKYWRAANYFWLVRRWGPVPLVLDTEVNYERPLASVQEVYDQIVKDLQDCIATLPTDYSTAPQKQQGANIYITKQAAQATLAAVYMAMAGWPLKQTQYYASAAEQAKAVIDGVNAGTYEYILEPEYKYVYAPTHNYTNETVVGINYSRAVQTWAEDSQMTNSHLFESLSGWGDALGEIKFWKDFPEGPRKDATYNPKILLGNKADGKLVDWFDTSVPEQQPMFCAFTIGEDGGDYDYTKPANTSWMTNDHRHRLIRYSEVLLWYAESQARADGSPNAMAYECINKVRERAGLEPLSGLSGEAFAEAAMKEHGWEVAGYFVALVTRRDDQMRLELLEKAFNERKTNASIEVAPGVMRKENVNIPAAVTWQGEKTIYLPYPASDAQLNSNLTR, from the coding sequence ATGAAAGCAAAATATATATTATATGCCTTAGGCATAGCTTTACTATCGAGTTCATGTAATGATTTTCTGGATGAAGATGCAAAAGGGAAATTAACACCCGGGACCTTCTTCTCAACACAAGATGAATTAACGATGGCAACTTATGCATTGTATAAAAATGTCTGTCTGATGCAGACCAATACCAATCCGACTATTCCGAGTTGGCAAGGCGATGACATAACAGCTAATCCGGAAAGTAATAAACAGGCCTATGCCGAAGCTGATGCATTCCGTCCGACAGATGCTAATAAAGGAGTAGATGCAGCTTGGTCAACCTCTTATACAGCAATCAAATCTGCGAATTATATCATTGGCAACGGAGACAAAACTCCAACAACCCAGGCAGAAATCGATATCGCAATCGGTCAGGCCAAGTATTGGCGTGCAGCCAACTATTTCTGGTTGGTTCGCCGTTGGGGACCAGTACCTTTGGTACTGGATACGGAAGTAAACTATGAACGTCCGTTAGCGAGTGTACAGGAAGTTTATGATCAAATTGTCAAAGATTTACAGGATTGTATCGCTACACTTCCTACTGACTATTCAACAGCTCCTCAAAAACAACAAGGTGCCAATATTTATATTACCAAGCAGGCTGCCCAAGCAACATTAGCTGCGGTTTATATGGCAATGGCAGGTTGGCCCTTGAAACAGACACAATATTATGCATCAGCAGCTGAACAGGCTAAAGCGGTTATCGATGGAGTAAATGCCGGAACATATGAATACATTCTGGAACCAGAATATAAATATGTATATGCACCAACTCATAATTATACAAATGAAACGGTTGTCGGTATCAATTACTCACGTGCTGTCCAAACATGGGCAGAAGACTCTCAGATGACCAACAGCCATTTATTCGAATCACTCAGTGGTTGGGGGGATGCCTTAGGTGAAATTAAATTCTGGAAAGATTTTCCGGAAGGTCCGCGTAAAGATGCTACTTATAACCCGAAAATTCTCTTAGGCAACAAGGCAGACGGTAAGTTAGTGGACTGGTTCGATACAAGTGTGCCCGAACAGCAACCTATGTTCTGCGCCTTTACAATCGGCGAAGACGGTGGTGATTACGACTATACAAAACCAGCCAACACTTCTTGGATGACCAATGATCATCGTCACCGTTTGATCCGTTATTCTGAAGTTTTGTTATGGTATGCTGAATCACAGGCTCGCGCCGATGGTTCTCCAAATGCTATGGCTTATGAATGTATCAACAAAGTACGTGAACGAGCAGGCTTAGAACCATTGTCTGGTTTGAGTGGTGAGGCATTCGCTGAAGCTGCCATGAAAGAACATGGTTGGGAAGTTGCCGGTTACTTTGTCGCTCTAGTTACTCGCCGAGATGACCAAATGCGTCTGGAATTATTGGAGAAGGCATTCAACGAACGTAAAACCAATGCTTCCATTGAGGTTGCCCCAGGTGTTATGCGGAAAGAAAATGTAAATATACCAGCAGCGGTTACCTGGCAAGGTGAAAAAACAATCTATTTGCCATATCCGGCATCTGATGCTCAACTGAATTCAAATTTAACTCGATAA
- a CDS encoding TonB-dependent receptor has product MKKNTRFSQRKPNKKRLLRTMKIFLLLTFLTIGTCFASESYSQETSFSITTENKTVKEVINEIENNSEFIFFYLDKSIDLNRKVSIHVENKKIDTILDQLFSGTENNYSISDRQIIISKKEAPINAETNQKSTRTVSGVVKDDMGPVTGANIVVKGTTNGTITDFDGKFTLENVPANAILQISYIGYLPQEIEVGSQSMFNIVLKEDNQALDEVVVIGYGTVRKADLAGSVSVLDSKSFKDQPITQVSDALQGRVSGVQVQNSGVPGGTVKIRIRGSGSINRSNDPLYVIDGIVRESGLTGLNPEDIQSMQILKDASSTAIYGSRGANGVVLISTKTGKANTRQIMFDAQIGVGTVAKRYETLSPYEFGTLYNTYRANTFSSEQLSAFQNGTAGTNWLDEIFQNGVTQDYKLTLSGGSDKIQYLVSGNYVGQEGVVKENTNKRYQVRANITSQITDWLHLTADVNASHNVKRSADFSAAKGNIVNIAMNYAPVLGIMNDDGTYIRDPYSAITQLNPVGLLNEQIGESMRDIVNAHIDLKFNILPGLTFTTSNGVDYNDVKNYSFATKKVSSSSSMGNNDGYRMTLQTTNNLTYNGKWGDHALTATAVYEATQSEYRYMNISGNNLMTESVGWWNAEMASSRSANNDYSKWALMSGVGRVMYNYKDRYMLTGTIRADGSSKFFNDKWGWFPSIAAAWSMGNEDFMQNQNIIQDLKIRASYGVIGSQAIDPYETLGLMSKAMYSFGGNSYYTGYWVGQSVATPDLSWERTHQFDLGLDFSTLNHRLSVSLDYFDKRTKDGLLKRTIPNYDGGGSYWVNAAEISNRGMDFSINATIFDRPDFSWTTTFNGTYLKNEVKDLAGLEFIPGANIASGMFSTDGITRVEVGQPIGAFYGYEWKGLEEIYDKEGKLETVRDAFVDQNGDNVIDSKDRTFIGKANPDFTLGWNNSLSWKNWDLNMFFTGSFGADRFNMVRYTGTSMTGDFAFITLKEYLNDNYDTKGLSARYPSVNVTGNNYQAAATSTKYLEKANYFRLDNISLSYNLPKSVSKFADLRFTFSCQNLFTITSYKGMDPAGISFVDTGTGSVDTNDGIDLGAYPLTRSYTIGVRMNF; this is encoded by the coding sequence ATGAAAAAGAACACAAGGTTTAGTCAAAGAAAACCAAACAAAAAGAGATTATTACGCACCATGAAGATTTTTCTGCTTTTGACGTTCTTAACTATTGGAACTTGCTTCGCTTCAGAGTCATACTCTCAGGAAACATCTTTCTCTATAACAACAGAGAACAAAACAGTCAAAGAAGTAATTAATGAAATAGAAAATAATAGCGAGTTTATTTTCTTTTATCTCGACAAATCGATCGATCTGAATCGCAAAGTATCTATCCATGTTGAAAACAAAAAGATAGATACAATACTCGATCAATTATTTTCCGGTACGGAAAATAATTACTCTATATCTGACCGTCAGATAATCATATCAAAGAAAGAAGCGCCTATTAATGCTGAAACAAATCAGAAAAGCACCCGTACTGTTTCAGGTGTAGTAAAAGACGATATGGGACCGGTAACCGGTGCCAACATTGTTGTCAAAGGAACTACAAACGGAACAATCACCGATTTCGATGGAAAGTTTACATTGGAAAACGTTCCGGCAAATGCTATTCTGCAAATTTCTTACATAGGTTATCTCCCACAGGAAATTGAAGTTGGCAGCCAATCGATGTTCAACATTGTATTGAAAGAAGACAATCAAGCATTGGATGAAGTAGTTGTCATCGGTTATGGTACCGTACGTAAGGCTGACTTAGCCGGTTCTGTTTCCGTATTGGATAGCAAATCATTTAAAGACCAGCCGATCACACAGGTATCCGACGCTTTACAGGGTCGTGTATCCGGTGTACAAGTACAAAACAGTGGCGTACCGGGCGGTACCGTCAAGATCCGTATCCGCGGCTCCGGTTCTATCAACCGTAGTAACGATCCATTATATGTTATCGATGGTATTGTTCGTGAAAGTGGTCTGACAGGGTTGAACCCGGAAGATATTCAGTCTATGCAGATTCTAAAAGATGCATCTTCCACGGCCATCTACGGTTCCCGTGGAGCAAATGGTGTTGTATTGATTTCAACAAAAACAGGTAAAGCAAATACCCGTCAAATCATGTTTGACGCACAAATTGGCGTGGGAACAGTAGCTAAACGTTACGAGACACTTAGCCCGTACGAATTTGGTACCTTATATAATACATATCGTGCTAATACTTTTTCTTCCGAGCAGCTATCTGCTTTCCAGAATGGAACAGCCGGTACTAATTGGTTGGATGAAATCTTCCAGAATGGCGTAACACAAGATTACAAATTGACACTCTCCGGCGGTAGTGATAAGATTCAATATCTGGTTTCTGGCAACTATGTTGGGCAAGAAGGTGTCGTAAAAGAAAACACGAACAAACGTTATCAGGTACGTGCCAATATAACATCACAGATCACGGACTGGTTGCACTTGACAGCGGATGTGAATGCCTCACATAATGTGAAGAGGAGTGCAGACTTTAGTGCTGCTAAAGGTAATATTGTCAATATCGCGATGAATTATGCACCGGTTCTCGGTATCATGAACGATGACGGGACCTATATACGTGATCCATACAGCGCTATTACACAATTGAATCCGGTTGGTTTATTGAATGAACAAATTGGCGAATCAATGAGAGATATCGTTAATGCTCACATTGACTTAAAGTTCAACATTTTGCCAGGTTTAACCTTTACAACCAGTAATGGTGTAGACTACAACGATGTGAAAAACTATTCTTTTGCTACAAAAAAAGTATCCAGTTCAAGCAGTATGGGTAACAATGACGGTTATCGCATGACTTTGCAAACCACAAATAATCTGACTTACAACGGAAAATGGGGCGACCACGCTCTAACCGCCACTGCTGTTTATGAAGCTACCCAGTCAGAATACCGTTATATGAACATCTCGGGAAATAATTTAATGACTGAAAGCGTAGGATGGTGGAATGCAGAAATGGCCAGTAGTCGCAGTGCAAATAATGACTATTCAAAATGGGCATTGATGTCCGGTGTTGGTCGTGTGATGTATAACTACAAAGATCGATATATGCTGACCGGAACAATCCGTGCTGATGGTTCATCAAAGTTCTTCAATGATAAATGGGGCTGGTTCCCTTCTATCGCTGCTGCCTGGTCAATGGGTAATGAAGACTTTATGCAAAATCAGAATATTATTCAGGATCTGAAGATCCGTGCCAGTTACGGCGTTATCGGTAGTCAGGCCATTGATCCTTACGAAACATTAGGATTGATGTCAAAAGCCATGTATTCATTTGGAGGAAATTCTTATTACACAGGTTACTGGGTAGGACAGTCAGTAGCAACACCGGATCTTTCTTGGGAAAGAACACATCAGTTTGACTTAGGTTTGGACTTTTCTACACTAAATCATCGCTTAAGTGTATCGTTAGATTATTTTGACAAACGAACAAAAGACGGTCTGTTGAAACGGACCATTCCGAATTATGATGGTGGTGGATCTTACTGGGTAAATGCTGCAGAAATCAGCAACCGTGGTATGGACTTCTCAATCAATGCAACAATCTTTGATCGTCCGGACTTCAGTTGGACAACAACTTTCAACGGTACCTATCTGAAAAATGAAGTGAAAGACCTCGCAGGTTTGGAATTTATTCCAGGAGCTAATATCGCCTCCGGTATGTTTTCAACAGATGGTATTACCCGTGTTGAGGTAGGTCAGCCAATCGGTGCTTTCTATGGATATGAATGGAAAGGGCTGGAAGAGATTTATGATAAAGAAGGTAAACTTGAAACTGTACGAGATGCCTTTGTAGACCAGAATGGTGATAATGTAATCGACAGTAAAGACCGTACTTTTATCGGAAAAGCCAACCCTGATTTTACGTTAGGATGGAACAACAGCTTGAGCTGGAAAAATTGGGATTTGAATATGTTCTTCACTGGTTCGTTCGGTGCCGATCGTTTCAACATGGTTCGTTACACCGGAACATCCATGACGGGAGACTTCGCTTTCATTACCCTGAAAGAATATCTGAATGATAATTATGATACGAAAGGGTTGTCTGCACGTTATCCGTCAGTAAATGTAACCGGTAATAATTATCAGGCAGCAGCAACATCAACCAAGTATCTGGAAAAAGCAAATTATTTCCGTCTGGATAATATTAGTTTATCATACAATCTGCCAAAATCGGTATCTAAGTTTGCTGACCTACGCTTTACGTTCAGTTGCCAGAATTTATTCACGATAACTAGTTATAAAGGAATGGATCCGGCCGGTATTTCGTTTGTAGATACAGGAACCGGTAGTGTAGATACTAACGACGGTATCGATCTGGGAGCTTATCCGCTAACCCGTTCGTATACAATTGGTGTTCGTATGAATTTCTAA
- a CDS encoding FecR family protein, whose amino-acid sequence MNKDYTKYKAHQLLSDDYFLESELHPTEKDRLFWQQLQAENAPLAVEIEAARFFLKNIKVSTDSSSLSFGEQKNLWKRIQIANEQYESKKKRISFIKITVGIAASLLLLFTYEWYNIYSNKQEINYEAIIKSIPHTDDPSQNVQLILSENKKLSLEGKETEVEYKKEGSISVNSQSVEVEKEKEEVQSFNQLIVPIGKRSSITFIDGSKIWVNSGSKVIYPAKFTDHNREIFVEGEIYLDIVHDEKRPFIVKTKTMEIRDLGTQFNVSAYENEASSDVVLVEGKVEIKAKGLKKSTLNPNQLFLYDNQSNKSSISNVDTKDYVAWKDGYYQFNQQRLNIVLKKLCKYYGIKMNWDEKVNELTCSGKLDLKEDLDEVFNVLQKAAPIEIIKNDEYINIIVKP is encoded by the coding sequence ATGAATAAAGACTATACTAAATATAAAGCACATCAATTACTGAGTGATGATTATTTTCTGGAATCGGAATTACACCCAACGGAAAAAGATCGTTTATTCTGGCAACAGCTTCAGGCAGAAAATGCACCTTTGGCTGTCGAAATCGAAGCTGCTCGCTTTTTTCTCAAAAATATAAAAGTTTCTACCGATAGTTCCAGTTTATCCTTTGGAGAACAAAAAAATCTATGGAAAAGAATTCAGATTGCCAACGAGCAATATGAGTCAAAGAAAAAACGAATCAGTTTTATAAAAATTACAGTAGGAATCGCAGCATCCTTACTCTTACTTTTTACTTATGAATGGTATAACATATATTCCAATAAACAAGAGATTAATTATGAGGCAATCATAAAATCCATACCGCATACCGACGATCCATCGCAAAACGTACAATTAATCCTTTCAGAAAACAAAAAACTATCTCTTGAAGGGAAGGAAACCGAAGTTGAGTACAAAAAAGAAGGAAGTATAAGTGTAAACTCCCAAAGTGTTGAAGTAGAAAAAGAGAAAGAAGAAGTTCAATCATTCAACCAACTCATTGTTCCTATTGGAAAGCGCTCTTCTATTACATTTATAGATGGTAGTAAAATATGGGTGAACTCCGGATCAAAAGTTATCTACCCTGCAAAATTTACAGATCATAACCGGGAAATTTTTGTCGAAGGAGAAATCTACCTGGATATTGTGCATGATGAAAAACGGCCATTCATTGTAAAAACAAAAACAATGGAGATCCGGGATCTGGGAACCCAGTTCAATGTCTCAGCTTATGAGAACGAGGCCAGTAGTGATGTCGTATTGGTAGAAGGAAAAGTGGAGATCAAAGCCAAAGGTCTAAAGAAAAGCACATTAAATCCGAATCAGTTATTTTTATATGATAATCAAAGCAATAAGAGTAGTATTTCAAATGTAGACACGAAAGATTATGTAGCCTGGAAAGATGGATATTACCAGTTCAACCAACAAAGACTTAATATCGTATTGAAAAAACTCTGTAAATACTATGGAATAAAAATGAACTGGGATGAAAAAGTAAACGAACTGACTTGTAGCGGCAAACTGGATTTGAAAGAAGACCTGGATGAAGTATTCAATGTACTTCAGAAAGCAGCTCCGATAGAGATAATAAAAAACGACGAATACATAAATATTATTGTTAAACCCTAA
- a CDS encoding RNA polymerase sigma factor: protein MLVDETKIRWRQFVSGDNDSYCWIYNTYVQILYRYGLRFTSDSEIIKDCIQEVFTSLYKNRDHLVTPENIKVYLFVSLKNCLIRTLYKESLYDRELPENIQFSLEPTVEEVFIKNEQYTNQQRKLKEILSALPPRQKEIIYYRFIQELSMDEICILMNLNYQSAQNLIQRSLKKVRASYGSVEIFILTLSISLK from the coding sequence ATGCTAGTAGATGAGACTAAAATAAGGTGGCGCCAATTTGTTTCCGGCGATAATGATTCCTATTGCTGGATATACAATACTTATGTACAAATACTGTACCGGTATGGTCTTCGTTTCACATCCGATTCTGAAATCATAAAAGATTGTATACAAGAAGTTTTCACTTCTCTATACAAAAACCGGGATCATCTTGTCACTCCTGAAAATATAAAAGTCTACCTATTCGTTTCTTTAAAGAATTGCCTCATCCGGACTCTCTATAAAGAATCTCTTTATGACCGGGAACTACCAGAAAATATTCAGTTCTCGCTGGAGCCGACGGTCGAAGAAGTTTTCATCAAAAATGAGCAATATACAAATCAGCAGAGAAAATTAAAAGAAATCTTGTCTGCACTTCCTCCACGGCAGAAAGAGATCATATATTACAGGTTTATTCAGGAATTAAGCATGGATGAAATATGTATCTTGATGAATCTGAATTACCAATCGGCCCAAAACCTGATCCAACGCTCATTAAAGAAAGTCAGAGCCAGTTACGGTTCTGTGGAAATATTTATATTGACACTTTCCATTTCCCTAAAATAA